The Setaria italica strain Yugu1 chromosome IX, Setaria_italica_v2.0, whole genome shotgun sequence genome has a window encoding:
- the LOC101780256 gene encoding tubulin beta-7 chain, translating to MREILHIQGGQCGNQIGAKFWEVICDEHGIDATGRYAGDSDLQLERINVYYNEASGGRFVPRAVLMDLEPGTMDSVRSGPFGQIFRPDNFVFGQSGAGNNWAKGHYTEGAELIDSVLDVVRKEAENCDCLQGFQVCHSLGGGTGSGMGTLLISKIREEYPDRMMLTFSVFPSPKVSDTVVEPYNATLSVHQLVENADECMVLDNEALYDICFRTLKLATPTFGDLNHLISATMSGVTCCLRFPGQLNSDLRKLAVNLIPFPRLHFFMVGFAPLTSRGSQQYRALTVPELTQQMWDAKNMMCAADPRHGRYLTASAMFRGKMSTKEVDEQMLNVQNKNSSYFVEWIPNNVKSSVCDIPPKGLKMAGTFVGNSTSIQEMFRRVSEQFTAMFRRKAFLHWYTGEGMDEMEFTEAESNMNDLVAEYQQYQDATADEEYEDEEEEEAVAE from the exons ATGAGGGAGATCCTGCACATCCAGGGCGGGCAGTGCGGGAACCAGATCGGCGCCAAGTTCTGGGAGGTGATCTGCGACGAGCACGGCATCGACGCCACGGGCCGCTACGCGGGGGACTCGGACCTCCAGCTCGAGCGCATCAACGTCTACTACAACGAGGCCAGCGGGGGGCGGTTCGTGCCTCGCGCCGTGCTCATGGACCTCGAGCCAGGGACCATGGACTCCGTGCGCTCGGGCCCCTTCGGCCAGATCTTCCGCCCCGACAACTTCGTCTTCGGCCAGTCCGGCGCCGGCAACAACTGGGCCAAGGGACACTACACCGAGGGCGCCGAGCTCATCGACTCCGTCCTCGACGTCGTCCGCAAGGAGGCCGAGAACTGCGACTGCCTCCAGG GTTTCCAAGTTTGCCATTCGTTGGGAGGAGGCACTGGATCTGGCATGGGCACCCTTCTTATTTCTAAGATCAGGGAGGAGTACCCTGATAGGATGATGTTGACCTTCTCTGTCTTCCCATCGCCAAAAGTTTCAGATACTGTTGTGGAGCCATACAATGCTACACTTTCGGTTCACCAACTTGTTGAGAATGCTGATGAATGTATGGTGCTTGACAATGAAGCTCTGTATGACATATGCTTCCGCACGCTAAAGCTCGCCACCCCTACCT TTGGTGACCTGAACCATCTTATCTCTGCTACCATGAGTGGTGTCACATGCTGCCTGAGGTTCCCTGGTCAGCTCAACTCCGACCTGCGCAAGCTTGCTGTGAACCTCATCCCGTTCCCTCGTCTCCATTTCTTCATGGTTGGCTTTGCGCCGCTGACCTCACGTGGATCGCAGCAGTACCGTGCCCTCACCGTCCCTGAGCTGACTCAGCAGATGTGGGATGCCAAGAACATGATGTGCGCCGCCGACCCCCGCCATGGCCGCTACCTCACGGCCTCAGCCATGTTCCGCGGGAAGATGAGCACCAAGGAGGTGGACGAGCAGATGCTCAACGTCCAGAACAAGAACTCTTCCTACTTCGTGGAGTGGATCCCCAACAACGTCAAGTCCAGCGTGTGTGACATCCCGCCCAAGGGGCTGAAGATGGCGGGCACCTTCGTGGGGAACTCCACCTCCATCCAGGAGATGTTCCGCAGGGTGAGCGAGCAGTTCACCGCCATGTTCAGGCGCAAGGCCTTCTTGCACTGGTACACCGGTGAGGGCATGGACGAGATGGAGTTCACCGAGGCTGAGAGCAACATGAACGACCTGGTTGCAGAGTACCAGCAGTACCAGGATGCCACCGCTGACGAGGAGtacgaggatgaggaggaagaggaagctgtGGCCGAATAG